A section of the Harmonia axyridis chromosome 2, icHarAxyr1.1, whole genome shotgun sequence genome encodes:
- the LOC123673788 gene encoding facilitated trehalose transporter Tret1-like produces the protein MPETLLPKNYYVFVAVLTAQFGIFLSGVYYSWSSPVLVKLASLDDNPLGRIITPSEQVWILTIGVFGMWMGACLTGDLSRRIGRRPTLITMTLPLLVSFVMLAFAKHIWLMYLARALGGITNGGMFTLLPIYSGEVADPKNRGILGAALNLFLNVGLLFSFCLGPYTTYKMFNLALTFCALLYTILILLIIPESPYYLVEKDVDRAEKILKRLRGQDDVKQELKQIQQYTELEAGDKGTFSEIIKSKTIRKSLIIGIGLSCFQQSTGISVIMGFGQMIFEEVDGFLSSDLSLIVLGFSQVLFGIVAPIFTNRFGRKSLLISSYSGIAISLICFGVYFIMKQLDVSVYGISWLPLTSLIVYMFAFGIGAGAVTFIVVGEIFPSSVKGIGTSVANILASITGMVLANGYTIFKESIGIGFTFWILGCFGIIASIFSAFCVVETKGKTLKEIQEILDKAERRNIQPIEL, from the exons ATGCCGGAAACATTGCtaccaaaaaattattatgtgttCGTTGCTGTTCTAACAG ctcAATTCGGAATTTTCCTCAGTGGAGTATATTACTCTTGGTCCTCTCCAGTGCTGGTAAAATTAGCAAGCTTAGATGATAACCCCTTAGGCAGAATCATTACGCCATCGGAACAAGTATGGATATTAACAATAGGCGTGTTCGGAATGTGGATGGGTGCCTGTTTAACCGGGGATCTCTCCAGAAGAATTGGAAGAAGACCAACTTTGATAACAATGACGCTTCCTCTACTAGTGTCTTTCGTTATGTTAGCATTCGCCAAACACATTTGGTTGATGTATCTAGCTAGAGCCTTGGGTGGCATAACCAATGGAGGAATGTTTACGTTGCTACCGATATATTCTGGAGAAGTAGCCGATCCGAAGAACAGAGGAATACTTGGGGCTGCTCTCAATCTCTTCCTCAATGTAGGACTACTATTTTCCTTTTGTCTTGGCCCGTACACCACCTACAAGATGTTCAATCTAGCATTAACCTTTTGTGCGTTATTATATACAATCCTCATCTTGTTGATTATTCCTGAATCTCCTTATTACTTAGTGGAAAAAGATGTAGACAGAGCCGAGAAAATACTGAAAAGACTAAGAGGACAAGACGATGTGAAGCAAGAGCTgaaacaaatacaacaatacaCAGAGTTAGAGGCGGGAGATAAGGGAACATTCTCTGAAATAATCAAGAGTAAGACAATCAGGAAAAGTCTCATAATCGGAATTGGGCTTTCGTGTTTCCAACAATCTACCGGCATCAGTGTCATCATGGGTTTTGGCCAGATGATCTTCGAAGAGGTAGACGGTTTTCTATCCAGTGATTTGAGTCTCATAGTGCTCGGATTTTCGCAAGTCTTGTTCGGAATTGTAGCCCCTATATTCACTAACCGATTTGGAAGGAAGAGTCTACTCATTTCTTCGTATTCAGGGATTGCGATTTCTCTGATTTGCTTTGGAGTTTACTTCATTATGAAACAATTGGATGTATCCGTATATGGTATATCATGGCTCCCTTTGACATCTTTGATCGTTTATATGTTTGCTTTTGGTATAGGCGCAGGAGCAGTAACATTTATTGTAGTGGGAGAAATATTTCCTTCAAGTGTGAAAGGAATCGGTACATCTGTCGCCAATATTTTGGCATCTATAACAGGTATGGTCCTTGCAAATGGATATACAATATTCAAAGAATCGATAGGTATTGGGTTCACATTTTGGATCTTAGGATGTTTTGGAATTATAGCATCCATTTTTTCTGCCTTCTGCGTTGTTGAGACTAAAGGAAAGACATTGAAAGAGATACAAGAAATATTGGACAAAGCTGAACGTCGCAATATACAACCAATTGAGTTATGA
- the LOC123673789 gene encoding facilitated trehalose transporter Tret1-like, which produces MRPDWIPKDIFVYIAVFTAHLGVFLNGTFIAWTSPVLVKLTELHDNPLGRVITNSEQGWIVSIGVLGNWFGSFISGILAKNYGRKTALIIMSIPILISFAMLLVADSIWIILLARIAGGITCGGMFTVDPMYFGEIAAPKNRGLLGGAINFFLNIGILFVLCIGPYTSYFWLHVILIVCPIFYMVVLLLFVPETPYYLVERDEVKAEAVLRKIRGESDVKAELFQIKEYVGSKSDNHSKLSEIFNDKATRRALIIGCGLLVFQQCSGIGVLMSFGQLIFEEVNDFLPSDLSAIVLGFTQVTFSFIAPPMTDKFGRKVVLIVSHIGMSLSLVVFGIYFLMKEFGTVHSIAWLPLTALVFFKFMYCVGAGTVPLVIIGEIFPQNIKGTASSITNIACSATAMVLSNSYTLLKVSVGIGYTFWIFGATGIFATIFIALYVLETKGKTLQQIQEDLRRSKKSVI; this is translated from the coding sequence CTCATCTCGGAGTATTCCTGAATGGTACCTTCATCGCTTGGACTTCACCTGTACTGGTGAAACTAACAGAGCTCCACGATAATCCACTGGGCAGAGTTATTACCAACTCGGAACAAGGATGGATAGTATCGATAGGCGTCCTCGGCAACTGGTTTGGTTCCTTCATAAGTGGTATTCTAGCCAAAAACTACGGAAGAAAAACAGCACTTATCATCATGAGCATTCCTATCCTAATATCCTTCGCTATGCTCTTGGTAGCAGATAGCATCTGGATTATACTTCTAGCAAGGATAGCTGGTGGAATCACTTGTGGAGGAATGTTCACCGTAGATCCAATGTATTTCGGAGAAATAGCAGCGCCGAAGAACAGAGGTCTACTGGGTGGAGCAATAAACTTCTTTCTGAATATAGGTATCCTCTTCGTATTATGCATAGGACCGTACACTTCATATTTCTGGCTACATGTCATTCTGATCGTTTGCCCAATCTTCTATATGGTTGTTTTGCTTCTCTTTGTGCCCGAAACTCCGTATTATTTGGTGGAAAGAGACGAAGTGAAGGCTGAAGCTGTCCTGAGGAAGATCAGGGGAGAAAGTGACGTCAAGGCTgaattatttcagataaaaGAATACGTAGGTAGTAAGTCTGACAACCATAGTAAATTATCAGAAATATTTAATGACAAGGCAACTAGAAGAGCACTCATCATTGGTTGTGGTTTGCTCGTTTTCCAGCAATGCTCTGGAATAGGCGTCTTGATGAGCTTCGGTCAATTGATTTTCGAAGAAGTAAACGACTTTTTACCCAGTGACTTGAGCGCAATAGTTTTAGGCTTCACACAGGTGACATTCAGTTTTATTGCTCCCCCTATGACCGACAAATTTGGAAGGAAAGTTGTTTTGATTGTCTCACATATCGGAATGTCTTTATCTCTTGTGGTCTTCGGcatatatttcttgatgaaagagTTTGGGACTGTTCATTCGATAGCATGGTTGCCTCTAACGGCTCTAGTATTCTTCAAATTCATGTATTGCGTAGGTGCTGGAACAGTGCCTTTAGTAATAATTGGGGAAATTTTTCCTCAGAACATCAAAGGAACAGCGTCATCTATAACAAATATAGCTTGTTCTGCAACTGCTATGGTACTTTCTAATTCTTACACACTTCTGAAGGTATCAGTGGGAATAGGTTATACTTTCTGGATTTTCGGTGCTACAGGTATTTTCGCAACGATATTTATTGCATTATATGTGTTAGAAACAAAAGGAAAAACCTTGCAACAGATCCAGGAAGATCTTCGAAGGTCTAAAAAATCAGTAATATAG